The sequence below is a genomic window from Methanobacterium sp..
TATTAGTGATGCTGAATTTTAAAAATTCAGATATAAAAATGCTGCAAATTCAAACCAAAATGAGATAAAATAATTAATAGTCCTTCAAACCCTATATAAAACATTAAACCAAAATATAGGGCTGTAACAATAATTAGAGCATAACTTATCATTATAAAATAACCATCACTTTCAAGGATACCTGCAGAAAGCAGAAATATGCAATAAGCAGGTAAAGTATCTGTTAAAGGAATAGGTAAGGGAAGCATAAGTAAAAAAGCGCTGAACACTAATAAAATACCATTAATTACATTCATAGAGTACCTGTCGGTCAACATCTGAGCACGTGGTTTGAGTACATTCTCAAATTTTTTTAAAACCATAATACTACCTTTTAATATATTTATGGCAGTACTTCGGGGTATTTTATATCTTAAGATTTTTTTGGGCATTAAAAATTTGTTAAAAATAACGCTTATTCCAATAAACATTATCGCTATTCCAAAAGGGATACTTGATCCCGGGATAGATACAGGAATTAAAAAGGGAGTGGCCAGCACCATGCATGAAATAAACCTTCCACGATATCCTGCAATCTCTAAAAATTCTTCTAAAGTTATATAATCTGGAAAGTTTTCATTGGAAATTTGAGATAGAGCATCTGAAAAAAAGATGCTTGATTTCACTGTTTTGGACAAATTACTAACCTCAATAAGATTTAATTAATTTTCTTTTAGTTTTAAATATATTTTCTTTATGGTTTATCTTTAATGCACACAAAATTCTATCAATTTTGGCCGTGTTTATGAAATTTAATTTGAGTTAATGAGCCTTTCTGATGTTTTACCATAAAATTTCCACGAAAGATAATAGGTGACTATATTTACAACTAAAAAACCGGTAAATCCCGGATCAAAAATTGCTGCAAAGTTATTGGAGAAGTGTAATCCTACTGCAAGAGAATAATATTTAACTGGTTGCCTTTTTGAAATACCATATGCAATGATTGAAGCACTTGCAGCATGAAATAAAATTCCAGGAAACCTCAATAATACTGGCACATCCAATATAAAAACATAAACCAAAAACTCGGATATACCAAATCCTAAACCAACCAGAAATCCCAGAATAAAGATAGATCTTCCAGTTTCTCCATGTCGATAGAATAGAGGATAAGCTTTGGCAAATTCTTCTATGATTGGAGCAAAAACAACAATTAACACAGTTTCTGCTATAAAAAGAGGTAAAAAAGTTAATAGATTTACAGCAAATGTCTGAAAAAAAAGTGTTATTGGAATACTGACTATTACTCCAGAAATTAAAAAGAAAATTTTTTCTTTAAAATCAGGGCGATGTGATTCGATAATTACCTTTTCAGTATAGATATCTGTTTCATTATCTTGAGTAGGCGGCATAGGGGTCTCCTAACAAACATGTTCTAAGTGATTTGCTACTTCTATTTATGGGGTTTACAGGAGGATTCATAGGTTCTGGAGGATTATCTGGTATTGATGAAGATAATTCAGGAACCATCCTCCCTTCCACTAAATTGCTGGCAAATGAATCAAAAGCTATGTAATTCAAGTTTATAAATCCCGGAAATTTAATTTCCCTTATTTCTCATTTCTTCAAGCTTTTCAGAAATTTCTTTACTTGTAATTCCCTGTTTTTCCTTAATTTCAGGTTCATCACCTTTTATCAGGTTATAAACTGTTAAAGCTATTACTCCACTAACAAACAGGATAAACAATCTTTCAATTGGATGCTCGCTTGGGGAAAACCCGGGCCAGTAATTTTGAACAACAATCCCAATCAAAACAATTACTCCAATAAAAGTTAAAAATCCAATAATTCCTGCAATAACTTTCCTCAAATTCATAACAATCACATCAACTTACTAATATCAGTATTTAAAAGTTTCAAATAGGTTTTATAAGCCACTACCACGTCTTCTGCTAATATTTTGTCGCGGGTATGGTTCACAGCGTTGCAGGCTGCAAGGAAGGTTAAAGAATAATTCTCACCAGTCTCAAAAGTACTTGAGTCAGAAACCCATCTAACAACCCCAATATCTCCGCGTATTCTATCTATCTTTTTGAAGAGTTTTTTGCCTTGTTTATCCCATTTGATCTTTTTTAATTTCTGGTAGAATTCTTCATCAGGTGCCGGGTAATCTTTAGGTTTGTCAAAATCGTCTAAAAGAGACATTAAGCGTTCTAAAATAGCATGCTCCCTCAGGGTGTCTTTATGATTCAATTTTCTTTGTACATAAGCAGAATCTATTTCCGGAATTAAACCTCCAAAAGTTGCTTTAAAATGCGAGAAAATAATAACGCCTGTTAAAGATGCCACATAAAGAGGAGGATCCTTAAGAATTTCAGAAGCAAGTTTAACCTGTCTTAATTTCAAAAGCTCATCTGCAGATTCTAAATAAGATGACATTTCTTCAGGATCCATCTCACTAGCCTTATACATTCTTCCATAAACTTCAGAATCCATTAAAGACTGCACATCGTCAAGAACTTCTTTTAACCCTCCCACATCAGGGAAGCTTCTTAATATTTTCTCTGCATTTTTTCTGTTTCTCTCTTTTTCCTCATCAATATCCCATTCAATATATTCCCACAAACCCATATTATCTCCACCCTATCCATTTTTTAAATCCGTTCCACGCCTTTTTTGCACCGTTATAAATCTGTTTCCCTGTATTTTTAGCTGTATTAACAGCTTTCTTGGCAACTGTTTTAGCTGTCTTGGTTACTCTTTTAACTGCTTTTTTAGCTGTATTAACAGCTTTCTTAGCTGCTTTTTTAACAGTGTTCGCTGCTTTCTTGGCAACTGTTTTAGCTTTATTAACCACTTTTTGGGCTGTCTTTTTTACTGTGGTAACAACTTTCTTGGCAACTGTTTTAGCTTTGGTGACCACTTTTTGGGCTGTCTTTTTTACTG
It includes:
- a CDS encoding PrsW family glutamic-type intramembrane protease — protein: MPPTQDNETDIYTEKVIIESHRPDFKEKIFFLISGVIVSIPITLFFQTFAVNLLTFLPLFIAETVLIVVFAPIIEEFAKAYPLFYRHGETGRSIFILGFLVGLGFGISEFLVYVFILDVPVLLRFPGILFHAASASIIAYGISKRQPVKYYSLAVGLHFSNNFAAIFDPGFTGFLVVNIVTYYLSWKFYGKTSERLINSN
- a CDS encoding exopolysaccharide biosynthesis protein, producing the protein MSKTVKSSIFFSDALSQISNENFPDYITLEEFLEIAGYRGRFISCMVLATPFLIPVSIPGSSIPFGIAIMFIGISVIFNKFLMPKKILRYKIPRSTAINILKGSIMVLKKFENVLKPRAQMLTDRYSMNVINGILLVFSAFLLMLPLPIPLTDTLPAYCIFLLSAGILESDGYFIMISYALIIVTALYFGLMFYIGFEGLLIILSHFGLNLQHFYI